GAGGCGAACGTACTGGGACGGCCAATACCGCGGCGCTCCATTTCCTTGATTAGACTGGCCTTGGTGTAGCGGGATGGCGGCTGGGTTTTCTTCTTCAGCAGTTCTCCGTTGTGCACAGAGAGGATCTGTTTTGGGCAGAGTGCAGGAACTGGGTTGCTCGCTGCCGCATCTTCCTCATCGTCCGTGTCATCACCCTTGAGCAGCTTCCGCCACCCAGGATGAAAAAGGGTTTCACCAGTTGCACTGAATCGCAGTGCCTTACCATTTGGGCCAACCGCGAGCAGTTTTACAGCACGCACGTCGAATACCGCCGCTTCGATCTGGCTGGCAAGCGCCCGGACCCAAATCAACTTGTACAGGGCGAGCTCCTCGTCGTTCTCACCGGCTTTTGCATCAGCCCAATGCGTCGGGGTAATAGCGGGGTGGCCTTCCTGCGCGCCTTCGGCGGCTTTGAATGTACGTCGCACGTCGACGGTCTTCAACCCGATAGATCTAGCTACGGTTCTAATATCCTCCATGGCCTCGTCTGGTACGTTGGGATTATCCGTCCTGTGGTAGGTAATGACGCCTTGTTCATACAATCGCTGGGCGACTTGCATGGTCTTGTCCGGGTCCCATTTCAAGGCGTTGCTGGCTGCTTGTTGAAGTGTGGAAGAGATGAAGGGCGCGGGTGGGTGGCGCTCGGCCTTGCGGTCTTCACAGGACTCGACGACGACATTACGTGTGCCGGCGACGAGTTGGGCCAAGTTGGCATCTTGAACGTAAGGAAAGTCTTTGCTCGCGAAATCCGGTACCGGTTGCCAATCTGCATACCAGGTGGTGCCCTGATTCATATTCACAAAGTTCAGACGCACACCGAAGTGGTTGACTACCTGAAAGTTACGGATCTCGCGCTCGCGCAAAACTACCAGGTATACGGCAGGCGATTGCACGCGGCCTGCAGAGGTGGGCTTGCCCATCAGTCGGCGTAGCTCCTGAGTCACCAGATAACCCACCAAGCGATCAAGTACACGCCGGCATTCTTGTGACGCGACTCTGTTCAAATCGATTTGGCGAGGATTGGCTAGAGCCTCTGCGACACGCTTCAGGGTGATTTCATTGAAGGTGATGCGTTTGTAGGATTTGACCGCCAGTACCTGCTGGATGTGCCAGCTGATGCTTTCACCTTCGCGATCCGGGTCGGTTGCGAGGTAGATTTCATCGGCCTGTTTAGCTGCGGCCTTGATGGTCCGCACGGCCTTGGCGCTCTTATCCAGGATCTCGTACACCGGTGTGTAATTTTTGCGGACGCCTGTGGTGATCATGCTGTCGTCCTGCCCTCTGGCCGGCAAGTCACGTATGTGCCCACCACTGGCGACAACCAACCAGTCTTCGCCTGGGCGCAGCTTCTTTATCATTGGCTGAAGCTTTTTCAGCTTCCCAGGTGCCTCGATGATCAATAGCTTCACGGTGTGCCCCTTCTCAATTATGCAAAGAGGGACTGTCACGTCATGGCAGGTAGGGCTTCAATGGGAAATGGTCAATGCACAACGGGGGGCTTTTAGCGGCTAGAGGTTCAGCGTCAGCTGCTGTTCCTGGGCAAAGCCCTTTAGCCACGACGCGCGCATCGCAGGATGGTGGTAAGGGCAGTCATACACCCGTAGCCCTTTTCGGGCGGCGTCAGCACCGGCTGTATGAACGGCAGTATGAGGGTTATTGAATTGCCGCCTATCTGCTGGTTTCAAAGAAGTTCGAGATTGCGCCATTGGCTATCGGTCCCCGAAGAACAGATCTATCAGACAGTAACATCACGGATAGGGCATTTTTGGCCTCAAAAACGGAAGTTTTAAACTTCTGTGCCTGAGATAGCCGAATGGAAGTATGACCCAACCTGAAAGTTAACGAATGGCGCGATTTTTTGCCAACCAATTGGCGCGCTTTATATCAATTCGTAGCTGGCTCGTCCGTCCAGTTCGCAGTTCTGATCCACGCGATGAAGTCCTGAGTTGATTGTCCGCTTTGAACACGTAATTGTTCCAGCTTACCGTATAAGTGTTCAGTCATTTCGTCGTCGTCGTCAAAGTCGACGCGGTATTCAGTATCTAAGCGGAATTCATCGAGCAAGGTGTTGAGAAATCGGCGGGCTCGCCAGGTATCAAGGTCGGTTTCTCCACGGCCTCCCATAAGATGTTCCCCCGTTCGCCACCCAACTGGAGCCCATGATGCTCGGTCTAGATCCAGGGTGAGTCCGTAGTAGTCCGGAGCATTCACTTCGCTCTCATCGAAGTATGCCCAGTACACACGGCCTAAAGCTGGGTGCTCTGCGCCAATGACAACGTACCCAGTTGGGTCCCTCAAAACATCATCCATCGGCACGTCCTACTTTATAGTGGTTTCCTGATCAGGTTGGGGGAAACGATGAGCTGTTCCCCCAACACCGACAGCTACACGAATGGGCCGAAAAATTAAGCCCCTGTTTTCAGAATTGCGGCGGATCGGTATCTGGATATTCATCCGGGCCTGGAGCTGGCTGCGGCCGCGATTCGGGTCTGTTGGACTGTTGCGAATTCTGGTTTTGCGAAGGCGCCAGGTTCACCATGGTCACGCGGTGCGGCAGCATGCCGACCCGGCTGGCCTGAATTTTCAAAGCTTCGAATTCGCCATCGTCGTTCTTCCAACGGTCCATAACTGCGCGACCGGAAACCAGCACTCGCATACCTTTCTGGAACAGTTGCGAATAATGCTCGGCGTCCTTGTGCCACCACTCCACATTCGCCCAAAAACCGCCACGATCTTCGTAGCCGCCTTTGCCATCCGGAATCGAATTGTCGAAGTAAACGTTGGCTCGCATGAGTCGACGTGGGTCTTTATTGCCGTTAGGGAATTCTTTGAATTCCGGTGCAGAACCGATATTGCCTTCCCAGCCTTGTACGGGCGTGCCCATGGGTATTCTCCGAGGTTATTGGTATTGCGTTGGGTTGTTGAGCTGCTGCAGCCGAGCGGTATA
Above is a genomic segment from Pseudomonas sp. R5-89-07 containing:
- the topA gene encoding type I DNA topoisomerase, giving the protein MKLLIIEAPGKLKKLQPMIKKLRPGEDWLVVASGGHIRDLPARGQDDSMITTGVRKNYTPVYEILDKSAKAVRTIKAAAKQADEIYLATDPDREGESISWHIQQVLAVKSYKRITFNEITLKRVAEALANPRQIDLNRVASQECRRVLDRLVGYLVTQELRRLMGKPTSAGRVQSPAVYLVVLREREIRNFQVVNHFGVRLNFVNMNQGTTWYADWQPVPDFASKDFPYVQDANLAQLVAGTRNVVVESCEDRKAERHPPAPFISSTLQQAASNALKWDPDKTMQVAQRLYEQGVITYHRTDNPNVPDEAMEDIRTVARSIGLKTVDVRRTFKAAEGAQEGHPAITPTHWADAKAGENDEELALYKLIWVRALASQIEAAVFDVRAVKLLAVGPNGKALRFSATGETLFHPGWRKLLKGDDTDDEEDAAASNPVPALCPKQILSVHNGELLKKKTQPPSRYTKASLIKEMERRGIGRPSTFASILKNITSKGMIEEKSRKLVPAPLGEETIAKLEGFFSFVELDFTRELERDLDKIAQGQDTYGAVVARLHRRLEEELSQQRGMPSVPMASAPRPATEGGAFNCPKCNQPLARRQKKGDGGYDFWGCTGFKSNGCKVSFPNLNGKPDLSKPRGL
- a CDS encoding CrpP family ICE-associated protein, with amino-acid sequence MAQSRTSLKPADRRQFNNPHTAVHTAGADAARKGLRVYDCPYHHPAMRASWLKGFAQEQQLTLNL
- a CDS encoding single-stranded DNA-binding protein codes for the protein MGTPVQGWEGNIGSAPEFKEFPNGNKDPRRLMRANVYFDNSIPDGKGGYEDRGGFWANVEWWHKDAEHYSQLFQKGMRVLVSGRAVMDRWKNDDGEFEALKIQASRVGMLPHRVTMVNLAPSQNQNSQQSNRPESRPQPAPGPDEYPDTDPPQF